The Solibacillus sp. FSL W7-1464 genome contains a region encoding:
- a CDS encoding ABC transporter ATP-binding protein → MTKQPILQVKQLQKQFPVYGPFGKLGGVKQTVHAVKDVSISMYEGETYGLVGESGSGKSTTGRTILGLTEATAGEVIYNGQDLTKLSKAELRNFRRDLQLVFQDPFSSLNPRQRVGRILEEPLIIHGIGSKEERIEKVFSMLEMVGLQKEHFYRFPHEFSGGQRQRLSIARALIVNPKIMICDEPVSALDVSIQSQILNILKQLQQNMDLSMLFITHDISVVRYISDRIGIMYLGTIVEEASTEKLFANTLHPYTQALFSAVPGKQKRERVILKGEIPSPLNPPSGCVFHTRCPFATERCKNEVPALREIGMEGSQHRVACHYAEEAKQWSN, encoded by the coding sequence ATGACAAAGCAGCCGATTTTACAAGTAAAACAATTGCAAAAACAATTTCCTGTTTACGGGCCTTTTGGTAAGTTGGGTGGAGTCAAGCAGACAGTACATGCTGTAAAAGATGTTTCGATTTCGATGTACGAAGGTGAAACTTATGGATTAGTAGGGGAGTCTGGCTCTGGTAAAAGTACAACGGGCCGTACGATTTTAGGGTTAACGGAGGCAACAGCTGGAGAGGTCATATATAACGGGCAGGATTTAACGAAGCTATCGAAAGCAGAGTTGCGTAATTTCCGTAGAGATTTACAGCTTGTTTTCCAAGATCCATTTTCTTCATTAAATCCACGTCAGCGTGTTGGCCGAATTTTAGAAGAGCCACTAATTATTCATGGTATTGGCTCGAAAGAAGAACGAATCGAAAAAGTGTTTTCAATGTTAGAAATGGTAGGCTTACAAAAGGAGCATTTTTATCGTTTTCCGCACGAATTTTCAGGTGGACAACGACAGCGTCTAAGTATTGCGCGTGCATTAATTGTTAATCCGAAAATAATGATTTGTGATGAACCGGTTTCTGCGCTGGATGTTTCAATTCAATCACAAATTTTAAATATTTTAAAGCAATTACAGCAAAACATGGATTTATCAATGCTCTTTATTACACATGATATTAGCGTTGTTCGTTACATTTCGGATCGTATAGGCATTATGTATTTAGGAACGATTGTTGAGGAGGCGTCAACAGAGAAACTGTTTGCTAATACCCTTCATCCGTATACGCAAGCATTATTTTCAGCTGTGCCCGGCAAGCAAAAGCGTGAACGTGTAATTTTAAAAGGTGAGATTCCTTCACCATTAAATCCACCATCGGGCTGTGTATTCCATACGCGATGTCCGTTTGCTACAGAGCGTTGTAAAAATGAAGTACCGGCTTTACGAGAGATAGGAATGGAAGGATCGCAGCATAGAGTTGCGTGTCATTATGCAGAGGAGGCAAAACAATGGTCAAATTAA
- a CDS encoding zinc-binding dehydrogenase — protein MELAKELGATATINSRNGNVAEKISEITGKGVQHVLDTTGVDMVVEQAILSLDAFGKIATVVTDFSLNIPLEILALKGGSIVGTSQGDAIPQKFIPEMISYYKKGQFPYDRMVKFYDFEQINKAFEESENGSVIKPVLKIK, from the coding sequence TTGGAACTTGCGAAGGAGTTAGGTGCGACAGCTACTATTAATAGTCGCAATGGAAATGTTGCGGAAAAAATCAGCGAAATTACTGGTAAGGGTGTTCAGCATGTACTTGATACGACTGGAGTAGATATGGTAGTTGAACAAGCAATCCTATCATTAGATGCTTTTGGAAAAATAGCAACTGTTGTTACTGATTTCAGCCTTAATATCCCCCTGGAAATCTTGGCGCTAAAAGGCGGCAGCATTGTAGGAACAAGTCAAGGCGATGCCATTCCACAAAAATTTATCCCGGAAATGATTTCTTACTATAAAAAAGGACAATTTCCATATGACCGAATGGTAAAATTTTATGATTTTGAACAAATTAATAAGGCGTTTGAGGAATCAGAGAATGGTTCAGTTATTAAGCCGGTTTTAAAAATAAAGTAA
- a CDS encoding sensor domain-containing diguanylate cyclase has protein sequence MGNLKELELYNDFNELANDVLALATEILPDKLIFLTTFSNNQQIILKLSDTNTSILLTEGMALNIDETACNRIDFGNNRPLIFNDTRESSCPADLSNLLESANIRSYMGLPISLVEGERFGTLCAAHHQESYFDEKSIELLQKIAKMFSYYLSLEYIAFRDPLTDLYNRRYLSKFFSIPSATGGVLFSIDLDGFKNVNDVHGHETGDFVLKEVAFRLKKFINEYKDEFAVRLGGDEFLVHFPQILSKAEIRKQAEDILESLSTWNPEYQLSASMGIVTYSKAHDIDVKVLLKNADNALYCAKNAGKNTYKFFGDLHELS, from the coding sequence GTGGGAAACCTAAAAGAATTGGAATTATATAATGACTTTAATGAGCTGGCAAATGATGTTCTTGCATTAGCAACCGAAATATTGCCAGACAAATTAATTTTTTTAACTACCTTTAGTAATAACCAACAAATTATTCTAAAACTTTCAGACACTAATACAAGTATTCTGTTAACAGAGGGAATGGCTTTAAACATTGATGAAACCGCATGCAATCGAATCGATTTCGGAAACAATCGACCATTAATCTTTAATGATACTAGAGAAAGCTCCTGTCCAGCTGATTTAAGTAATTTACTTGAATCAGCTAATATTAGATCCTATATGGGACTTCCTATTTCCTTGGTGGAGGGGGAGCGATTCGGAACCTTATGTGCGGCACATCATCAAGAGAGTTACTTTGACGAAAAGAGTATAGAACTGCTACAAAAGATAGCTAAAATGTTTTCATATTATTTAAGTTTAGAATATATTGCCTTTCGAGATCCATTGACTGACCTATACAATAGACGTTATTTATCAAAATTTTTTAGTATCCCTTCTGCAACTGGAGGAGTACTTTTCTCAATCGATTTAGATGGTTTTAAAAACGTTAATGATGTTCATGGGCACGAAACTGGTGATTTTGTATTAAAAGAAGTTGCCTTCCGACTTAAAAAATTTATTAATGAGTATAAAGATGAGTTTGCAGTTAGGTTAGGGGGAGATGAATTCCTGGTACATTTCCCTCAAATTCTATCTAAAGCAGAAATTAGAAAACAAGCCGAGGATATTCTAGAAAGTTTAAGTACTTGGAATCCCGAATACCAACTTTCTGCCAGTATGGGAATTGTAACATATTCTAAAGCGCATGATATTGATGTAAAAGTATTACTAAAAAATGCAGATAATGCTTTATACTGTGCGAAAAATGCAGGGAAGAATACCTATAAATTTTTTGGAGATTTGCATGAGTTATCTTAG
- a CDS encoding MASE3 domain-containing protein — MISFFQRFTLFTRVLLLISVFFFIALNLQVDFFTTLYEPIRDNHVAIHSFLEMASIFVALAIALHGWISFKETMSANWLLFSAMFVAVAVLDVLHTFSFDGMPYFIIDSNSLAATWFWITARLTESIVFLVVVLFPLKSRVKLFVRNYVYLLALVYAAFVAFIVFKYYADLPILIGDRGPTSLKNSFEYLTMSIHVAILVKVMTSKFDMNYKDISIASFYLIMSSWLLTSYEVVTEYRNLAGHVFKVLGYYYLLKHIYHRKIEKPYTELHNLGTRHKLLLNSVAEGIYGIDEDGKVTFINDSALKMLGYRQEQIVGLDLHDFIHCTSEGCCFEKSHCIAWQTSYDGESRFCKDQYFKHIDGHVFPVSMKTEPMLENGEQRGTVVTFSDLSRELAFDALQQEKNEIDLELQLAVKLQESFSVQQQKWKLLEDVGAVSVPYRALNGDFYSIVPQGNLLMMAIADISGKGIPAAIQKSMMVYALEDFNSRFEEPHDVLTSMNNFVHDYTSDYSFVTMSMANYNKTSRLFSYSTGGHEPIIWYKAGIDKFIELHTKNPALGILADSIYTTHCVELEPNDLIIFYTDGVTECKGDIASDGIDLLISAIKEVDHSLSGGVFAKQVLERVNKLRPSDVHDDQTILILKA; from the coding sequence ATGATTTCCTTTTTTCAACGATTCACACTGTTTACAAGAGTGCTTTTACTAATTTCTGTCTTCTTTTTTATCGCCCTGAATCTGCAGGTCGATTTTTTTACGACGCTCTATGAGCCAATTCGTGACAACCATGTAGCGATACATAGCTTTCTTGAGATGGCTAGCATCTTTGTGGCGCTCGCCATTGCACTTCATGGCTGGATTTCCTTTAAGGAAACGATGTCGGCAAATTGGCTTCTGTTTTCTGCGATGTTTGTGGCGGTTGCGGTGTTGGATGTGCTGCATACTTTCTCTTTTGATGGTATGCCTTATTTTATTATTGACAGTAATTCGTTGGCGGCAACTTGGTTCTGGATTACTGCTCGGTTGACGGAAAGCATAGTTTTCTTGGTTGTCGTACTTTTCCCTTTAAAAAGTAGAGTGAAGCTATTTGTTCGAAATTACGTTTATCTGCTTGCACTAGTGTATGCGGCGTTTGTGGCCTTCATTGTTTTTAAATATTATGCCGACCTGCCGATTCTTATCGGGGATAGGGGTCCGACCTCATTAAAGAACAGTTTTGAATATTTAACGATGAGCATTCATGTGGCAATACTGGTTAAAGTGATGACGAGCAAATTTGATATGAATTACAAGGATATTTCTATTGCTTCGTTTTACCTGATCATGTCTTCGTGGCTTTTAACTTCCTATGAAGTAGTGACGGAATACCGGAATTTGGCCGGGCATGTTTTTAAAGTACTTGGCTATTACTATTTGCTGAAGCATATATACCACCGGAAAATAGAAAAGCCTTACACTGAACTACATAATTTAGGTACAAGGCATAAACTGTTACTGAATTCGGTAGCGGAGGGAATTTACGGTATTGATGAGGATGGCAAGGTAACTTTTATCAACGACTCAGCCCTTAAGATGCTTGGCTATAGGCAGGAGCAAATTGTCGGTTTGGATTTACATGATTTCATTCACTGTACCTCCGAGGGCTGTTGCTTTGAAAAATCGCACTGTATTGCTTGGCAAACTTCCTATGACGGAGAATCGCGCTTCTGTAAGGATCAGTATTTTAAGCATATTGATGGACATGTGTTCCCTGTATCGATGAAAACAGAGCCAATGCTTGAAAATGGGGAGCAGAGGGGAACGGTTGTCACATTTTCCGATCTTTCGCGGGAATTGGCTTTTGATGCATTACAGCAGGAGAAAAATGAAATAGACCTGGAACTGCAGCTTGCCGTTAAACTCCAGGAATCGTTTAGTGTACAGCAACAAAAATGGAAGCTACTCGAGGATGTCGGAGCAGTAAGCGTTCCGTACCGTGCACTTAATGGCGATTTTTACAGCATTGTGCCGCAGGGAAACTTGCTGATGATGGCCATTGCCGATATTTCAGGTAAAGGCATCCCGGCAGCTATTCAGAAATCAATGATGGTTTATGCGCTGGAGGATTTCAATAGCCGCTTTGAGGAGCCACATGATGTACTGACGAGCATGAACAACTTTGTACATGATTATACGAGCGACTATTCCTTTGTCACAATGTCAATGGCGAACTATAATAAAACATCCCGGCTATTTTCCTATTCGACAGGCGGACATGAGCCCATTATATGGTACAAGGCTGGAATCGATAAGTTTATTGAATTACACACGAAAAACCCTGCGCTTGGTATTTTGGCGGATAGTATCTATACGACGCACTGTGTGGAGCTTGAGCCGAATGACCTTATTATCTTCTATACAGACGGGGTAACCGAATGCAAGGGAGACATTGCATCCGATGGGATCGATTTGCTGATTAGTGCAATAAAGGAAGTTGACCATTCTCTGTCAGGGGGAGTATTCGCCAAGCAAGTGCTAGAAAGAGTAAACAAATTGAGACCGTCCGATGTTCATGATGACCAAACCATTCTTATATTGAAGGCTTAA
- a CDS encoding polysaccharide deacetylase family protein → MKERIVKWLLVMGFVFCFPITDMMSVYAIQGNAEQDLSGHKGVTEISVREPMQPVDLRILQQRYPEIFFIQGPADQKRIALTFDDGPDPRFSNDVLDVLKQYNVPATFFVLGSKAVANPEIVKRMQNEGHVIGNHTYLHPNLVEEADLGTLESEVTRTEDTLNEIIGYRTKLFRPPYGFLYNELVEKLGNMNYSVIGWSVDSLDWQEDPPEVIASKVVDNIHPGAIILMHDGAESSGDRTNTILSLQQIIPKLQEQGYEFVTVPDLLSIPFEK, encoded by the coding sequence ATGAAGGAACGAATAGTAAAATGGTTGTTGGTTATGGGGTTTGTATTTTGTTTTCCTATAACAGACATGATGAGCGTTTATGCAATACAGGGAAATGCGGAACAAGATTTATCTGGCCATAAAGGTGTAACTGAGATTTCCGTAAGAGAACCTATGCAGCCTGTTGACCTGAGAATACTACAGCAACGCTATCCCGAAATATTTTTCATACAGGGTCCTGCTGATCAGAAACGAATTGCTTTAACGTTTGATGACGGTCCTGATCCCCGTTTCTCAAATGATGTATTGGACGTATTAAAACAGTACAATGTCCCAGCAACATTCTTCGTACTGGGTTCAAAAGCCGTTGCTAACCCCGAGATTGTAAAGCGAATGCAAAACGAGGGCCATGTAATCGGGAATCATACCTACTTACACCCTAACCTTGTCGAAGAAGCTGACCTCGGAACACTTGAGAGTGAAGTAACGAGAACGGAAGATACCCTTAACGAAATTATAGGTTACCGGACAAAATTATTTAGACCACCTTATGGCTTTCTATACAATGAATTAGTCGAGAAGCTTGGGAACATGAACTATTCCGTGATTGGCTGGTCGGTTGATTCGCTGGATTGGCAAGAAGATCCGCCTGAAGTAATTGCTTCGAAAGTTGTAGACAACATTCATCCAGGCGCAATTATTCTCATGCACGACGGGGCAGAATCTTCTGGAGATCGAACGAATACAATCTTATCACTTCAGCAAATTATTCCAAAACTGCAAGAGCAAGGCTATGAATTTGTCACAGTTCCGGATTTGTTGAGTATTCCATTTGAGAAATAA
- a CDS encoding OsmC family protein encodes MVKLNWAQNKNEISNEAGVQLSGNMGPNLDGGLSPKELLEGAVALCLSITLQKVLERDAVEADLNEIEIDVVASKGEGVENHFAKFEVQVTFPSTLETAYKAKLLKVIERGCTISNTLVSDVAVEIVER; translated from the coding sequence ATGGTCAAATTAAATTGGGCACAAAATAAAAATGAAATTTCAAATGAAGCAGGGGTTCAACTAAGTGGAAACATGGGACCAAATCTTGATGGAGGACTATCACCGAAGGAATTATTAGAAGGTGCAGTGGCTCTATGCTTGTCGATTACATTACAAAAAGTGTTAGAGCGTGATGCGGTTGAAGCGGATTTAAACGAAATAGAGATCGACGTCGTTGCTTCAAAAGGAGAAGGCGTAGAAAATCACTTTGCGAAATTTGAAGTACAGGTTACATTCCCCTCTACTTTGGAAACGGCCTATAAAGCTAAGCTCTTAAAAGTAATTGAGCGAGGCTGTACGATTAGTAACACGCTTGTTAGCGATGTCGCGGTTGAAATTGTAGAAAGATAG
- a CDS encoding ABC transporter ATP-binding protein, with protein sequence MALLKVENLQTHFQTERGQVSAVRGVNFTVEKGEIIGIVGESGCGKSVMSQSIIRLQEHTEPVDYEGAVYFEDQNLLDLPLKQMSKIRGNDISIIFQDPLSSLNPVQTVGAQIVEVLRLHQKLSKKEARTRAIDLLRVIGIPSPEKRVDEYPHELSGGMQQRIMIAMALACKPKLLIADEPTTALDVTIQAQILDLIVKLNKELGMGVLFITHDLGVVAEICQKVKVMYLGQIIEEATTDHLFKKPLHPYTQGLLRSKPELDGDRHAPLQVIEGTVPPLSNIPAGCGFATRCPFATDLCRVEMPPVIEVEADQRVQCWLYDEQKGGWA encoded by the coding sequence ATGGCATTATTAAAAGTAGAAAATTTACAGACGCATTTCCAAACGGAGCGCGGTCAAGTATCTGCTGTACGAGGAGTTAATTTTACAGTAGAAAAAGGAGAAATTATCGGTATTGTCGGTGAGTCTGGCTGTGGCAAAAGTGTAATGTCACAGTCGATTATTCGCTTACAAGAGCATACGGAGCCAGTTGATTATGAGGGTGCGGTTTATTTTGAAGATCAAAATTTACTTGATTTACCTTTGAAGCAAATGAGTAAAATTCGTGGTAATGATATTTCGATAATTTTCCAAGATCCGTTGTCTTCATTAAATCCTGTACAAACAGTAGGCGCACAAATCGTAGAGGTTTTACGTCTGCATCAAAAGCTTTCAAAAAAGGAAGCGCGTACCCGAGCTATCGATTTGCTTCGGGTAATAGGCATTCCTTCACCTGAAAAGCGCGTGGATGAGTACCCGCATGAGCTATCAGGAGGAATGCAACAGCGTATAATGATTGCGATGGCACTAGCGTGTAAGCCAAAGCTATTAATTGCAGATGAGCCGACTACAGCTCTTGATGTAACGATTCAGGCGCAAATTTTAGATTTAATTGTAAAATTGAATAAGGAGCTAGGAATGGGTGTGCTCTTTATTACGCATGATTTAGGAGTAGTTGCAGAAATTTGTCAAAAGGTAAAAGTAATGTATTTAGGTCAAATTATCGAGGAAGCAACAACCGATCATTTATTTAAAAAGCCGCTTCATCCTTATACACAAGGCTTATTACGATCAAAGCCCGAGCTCGACGGAGATCGCCATGCACCACTTCAAGTAATAGAAGGGACTGTACCGCCTCTGTCTAATATTCCGGCTGGTTGCGGCTTTGCGACACGTTGTCCGTTTGCCACTGATTTATGTCGGGTGGAAATGCCGCCAGTAATCGAAGTTGAAGCAGATCAGCGAGTGCAGTGCTGGTTGTATGATGAGCAAAAGGGAGGCTGGGCATAA
- a CDS encoding ABC transporter substrate-binding protein — protein sequence MRFRKWQVPFAATALALTLAACGGDDSSSKDQTATEQQQQVEYRDELNIAITAQPPTLDTAQTVSAVALDIAGNIYQQLFQLDANYEPQPVLASSYEVSEDGKTYTIKLREGVKFHNGDVMEASDVVASMNRWLVTSSRAKSLLQGAEFTEVDQNTVQLTVPTATSDILILMASQAQFPSIMPKEIIDSATADGFSEYVGTGPYKFKEWKQDQNIQLVRFEDYVAVEGAEDASGFTGEIEAPTETLTYHFVTDHATRIAGVQTGQYDIADSIPIENYDQLAADQNLELQTFPGGTLTAFFNTTEGSLKDEKIRQAILAALNNEEIMLAAFAKPELYSLSPSYLNEAQVQWANDAGAELYNQADAEKAKKLLEEAGYNGEEIVLLTTKDYNEMYSGTLVIQEQLRQLGMNVRVDTFDFPTFLETKGDTSKWDIFLASTGYQITPPQLLAVTPDWAGLQDETVAAGLQAIRSAATPEEAKAEWEKVQGYMYEHATSTVLGHYNGVVAVNKEIEGFELFEAPVVWNAKIPK from the coding sequence ATGAGATTTCGTAAATGGCAAGTTCCTTTCGCTGCAACGGCACTAGCACTCACTTTAGCAGCTTGTGGTGGAGATGATTCTTCTTCAAAAGATCAGACAGCTACAGAGCAACAACAGCAAGTAGAATACCGTGATGAATTAAATATCGCGATTACAGCACAGCCACCAACACTTGATACGGCACAAACTGTATCGGCAGTAGCTTTAGATATCGCAGGAAATATTTATCAACAATTATTCCAATTAGATGCAAACTATGAGCCACAACCAGTATTGGCTTCTTCTTATGAAGTAAGTGAAGATGGTAAAACATATACAATTAAATTACGTGAAGGTGTAAAATTCCATAACGGTGATGTTATGGAAGCTTCTGATGTTGTTGCTTCGATGAATCGTTGGTTAGTAACATCTTCTCGTGCAAAATCATTATTGCAAGGTGCTGAATTTACAGAAGTAGATCAAAATACGGTTCAATTAACAGTACCAACAGCAACTTCTGATATTTTAATCTTAATGGCTTCTCAAGCACAGTTCCCTTCAATTATGCCGAAAGAGATTATTGATTCTGCAACAGCAGATGGCTTCTCGGAATATGTAGGTACAGGTCCATACAAATTCAAAGAGTGGAAGCAAGATCAAAATATCCAATTAGTCCGTTTTGAAGATTATGTAGCGGTTGAAGGTGCGGAAGATGCGAGTGGTTTCACGGGTGAAATTGAGGCTCCAACAGAAACGTTAACGTATCATTTCGTAACAGACCATGCGACGCGTATTGCTGGTGTTCAAACGGGTCAATATGATATCGCAGATAGTATCCCAATCGAAAACTATGATCAATTAGCAGCAGACCAAAATTTAGAGCTGCAAACATTCCCGGGTGGAACATTGACGGCATTCTTTAATACGACAGAAGGTTCATTGAAGGATGAGAAAATTCGCCAGGCGATTTTAGCGGCATTAAATAACGAAGAAATTATGTTAGCGGCATTTGCTAAACCAGAACTTTATTCTTTATCACCAAGCTATTTAAATGAAGCGCAAGTGCAATGGGCAAATGATGCAGGTGCTGAGCTTTATAACCAAGCAGATGCTGAAAAAGCGAAAAAGCTTTTGGAAGAAGCAGGTTATAATGGTGAAGAAATCGTATTATTAACAACAAAAGATTACAATGAAATGTACTCAGGTACGCTTGTAATTCAAGAACAATTACGTCAATTAGGTATGAATGTACGCGTAGATACATTCGATTTCCCAACGTTCTTAGAAACAAAGGGTGATACAAGCAAATGGGATATTTTCTTAGCAAGTACAGGTTACCAAATTACGCCACCACAACTATTGGCTGTAACACCTGACTGGGCTGGCTTACAAGATGAGACAGTAGCGGCAGGCTTACAGGCTATTCGTTCTGCAGCAACGCCAGAGGAAGCGAAAGCTGAGTGGGAAAAAGTTCAAGGTTATATGTACGAGCATGCAACATCAACTGTTCTAGGTCACTATAATGGTGTAGTTGCAGTAAATAAAGAAATTGAAGGCTTTGAGTTATTTGAAGCACCAGTAGTTTGGAATGCTAAAATCCCAAAATAA
- a CDS encoding histidine phosphatase family protein, translating to MEICLVRHGETDWNKVGKIQGHTDIELNENGIRQAYACAEYLNNAPFELIITSPLKRAKQTAEIIAEKKNIPIIEMRQFIERSFGDAEGMTVEARLSKFPDLQYTNQESKEDLRVRVMNGLHKIQKERKESTIVLVAHSAVINSILAILSNGEIGSGKTQLANACLSTIYYNEGIWKIKNYNQVEHLKVSL from the coding sequence ATGGAAATATGTTTAGTAAGACACGGGGAAACAGATTGGAACAAGGTAGGGAAAATACAAGGACATACTGACATCGAATTAAATGAAAATGGAATTAGACAGGCCTATGCCTGTGCTGAGTATTTAAATAATGCCCCTTTCGAACTTATTATTACAAGCCCGCTAAAACGTGCAAAACAAACGGCTGAAATTATTGCAGAAAAAAAGAATATTCCAATTATAGAAATGCGGCAATTTATTGAAAGGAGCTTTGGGGATGCTGAAGGAATGACTGTGGAAGCCCGCCTCAGTAAGTTCCCGGATTTACAATATACGAATCAGGAGTCTAAAGAAGATTTAAGGGTCCGGGTAATGAATGGCTTACATAAAATTCAAAAAGAACGCAAAGAATCTACTATAGTTCTTGTAGCACATAGTGCAGTGATAAACAGTATATTAGCAATCCTTTCGAACGGTGAAATTGGTTCCGGCAAGACGCAGTTGGCTAATGCATGTTTGTCTACAATCTATTATAACGAAGGAATTTGGAAAATAAAAAACTATAATCAAGTAGAACATTTAAAAGTGAGTTTATAG
- a CDS encoding ABC transporter permease translates to MTTYSKDELERLSKEFKKEQRALNWRKIKGNKGLLAGSFIFVVLALLALLGPLFMNNDPYAMKVTSRLLEPSATHWFGTDEFGRDLFTRIVYGARVSLLIGVTVAFLSSMFGLVIGLYASYYKWLDHVLMRICDGLIAIPGILLAITLMAALGASATNVIIALVVVFTPNIARVVRAAALVVKEQTYIEAMHAQGASNTRIIWLHIMPNTLSPLLVQATFVFAEAIISEAALSFLGAGIPAPEPSWGNILQAGKLVIFKAWWMVLVPGAFIVLAVLSLNLLGDGLRDFLDPRLKGLPSRKRKANKRIKGGNA, encoded by the coding sequence ATGACTACCTATTCGAAGGATGAGCTTGAACGGCTGTCTAAGGAATTCAAAAAGGAACAGCGTGCACTCAATTGGCGAAAAATAAAAGGTAATAAAGGCTTGCTTGCGGGAAGTTTTATATTTGTTGTATTAGCTTTACTTGCATTACTAGGTCCTTTATTTATGAATAATGATCCGTATGCAATGAAAGTAACAAGTCGTTTGTTGGAGCCGAGTGCTACGCATTGGTTTGGAACGGATGAGTTCGGTCGTGATTTATTTACCCGAATAGTATATGGGGCAAGGGTATCCTTATTAATCGGTGTAACCGTTGCATTTTTATCGTCAATGTTCGGCTTGGTTATTGGATTATATGCGAGCTATTATAAATGGTTAGACCATGTTTTAATGCGTATTTGTGATGGATTAATTGCGATTCCAGGAATATTACTAGCGATAACGTTAATGGCAGCATTAGGTGCATCTGCAACAAATGTAATTATCGCACTAGTCGTAGTATTTACGCCAAATATTGCACGAGTTGTTCGGGCGGCGGCACTAGTCGTAAAGGAACAAACTTATATCGAAGCGATGCATGCACAAGGTGCTAGTAATACACGTATTATTTGGTTACATATTATGCCGAATACATTGTCCCCGTTGTTAGTGCAAGCAACATTTGTTTTTGCGGAGGCCATTATTTCTGAGGCAGCACTTAGTTTCTTAGGAGCAGGTATTCCTGCACCAGAACCAAGTTGGGGCAATATATTACAGGCCGGCAAGCTGGTTATTTTTAAAGCCTGGTGGATGGTATTGGTGCCTGGAGCATTTATTGTGTTAGCAGTGCTTTCGTTAAATTTATTGGGCGATGGCTTACGTGATTTTTTAGATCCACGTCTAAAAGGATTACCATCTAGAAAACGTAAGGCAAATAAACGAATAAAGGGAGGAAATGCGTAA
- a CDS encoding ABC transporter permease: protein MLAYIFKRLLSTIPVLFVVSVVIFIIIHITPGDPGATILGMEATPEQIEELNEQLGYNRPIHEQYISWVSGIFKGDLGDSIFMRQPVTEAIIEHIGPTLSLAILAQLIAIVLAIPFGILAAYKRGSLTDTSLMSISLLGMAIPSFLLALILMLVVGVKLQWLPIAGYAPLSDGLMEHIKFLILPAISLGTIQAALITRMTRSSMLDVLNLNFIKTARAKGVLEMNVLLKHAFRNAFLPILTVIGQTFGTLVTGAVVVETIFNIPGLGQLIINSVTRRDYTVIQGVVLMVTIMYVFINLVIDLLYGVVDPRVRLDRK from the coding sequence ATGCTAGCTTATATTTTTAAACGCTTGCTTTCAACAATCCCAGTACTGTTTGTCGTATCTGTCGTAATTTTTATTATTATACATATTACGCCGGGGGATCCGGGTGCAACAATTTTAGGGATGGAAGCGACACCAGAGCAAATTGAAGAGCTAAACGAGCAGCTTGGCTATAACCGACCAATCCATGAACAATATATTTCATGGGTTAGCGGTATATTTAAAGGAGACTTAGGTGACTCCATTTTTATGAGACAACCTGTAACTGAGGCGATTATAGAACATATCGGCCCAACATTATCACTCGCCATTTTAGCGCAGCTTATTGCGATTGTATTGGCAATTCCGTTTGGCATACTTGCTGCATATAAGCGAGGCTCATTAACAGATACGTCATTGATGAGTATTTCATTGTTAGGAATGGCCATCCCGAGCTTTTTATTAGCGCTTATTTTAATGCTTGTCGTCGGTGTGAAGCTGCAGTGGTTACCAATAGCTGGCTATGCACCTCTATCAGATGGCTTAATGGAGCATATAAAATTCCTGATTTTACCGGCGATTTCACTAGGGACGATTCAGGCAGCATTAATTACTCGTATGACGCGTTCTTCGATGCTGGATGTATTAAATCTAAACTTTATTAAAACAGCACGCGCTAAAGGTGTGCTGGAGATGAACGTATTATTAAAACATGCATTTCGTAATGCATTTTTACCGATTTTAACGGTAATTGGGCAAACGTTTGGCACATTGGTAACGGGTGCAGTCGTGGTTGAGACGATTTTTAATATTCCTGGGCTAGGTCAATTAATTATCAATTCTGTAACGCGACGCGATTATACGGTTATTCAAGGTGTCGTGCTAATGGTAACAATTATGTATGTATTTATTAACTTAGTAATCGATTTACTGTACGGCGTTGTGGATCCACGTGTCCGTTTGGATCGTAAATAG